One Choloepus didactylus isolate mChoDid1 chromosome 16, mChoDid1.pri, whole genome shotgun sequence DNA window includes the following coding sequences:
- the LOC119511789 gene encoding developmentally-regulated GTP-binding protein 1-like, with translation MSSMLAKIAETEAEMAQAQKNKATTHHLGLLKARLAELRQELITPKGGGGGGEGFDVAKTGDVRIGFVVFPSVGKSTLLSNLAGVYSKVAAYEFTTLTTVPGIIRYKVAKIQLLDLPGIIEGAKDGKGRGHQVIAVAGTCNLILIVLDVLKPLGHKKITENELEGFGIHLNSKPPNIGFKKKDKGGINLMATCPQSELDAETVKSILDEYKIHNADVTLHSDARADDLTDVVEGNRVYIPCIYVLNKIDQISIEELDIIYKVPHCIPISAYHHWNFDDLLEKIWDYLKLVRIYKKPNGQLPDYTSPVVLPDSRTTVEDFCMKIHKNLIKEFKYALVWGLSVKYNPQKVGKDQTLEDKDVIQIVKK, from the coding sequence ATGAGCAGCATGTTAGCCAAGATTGCAGAGACTGAAGCTGAGATGGCTCAGGCTCAAAAGAACAAGGCTACAACACATCACCTGGGGCTGCTGAAAGCTCGCCTTGCTGAGCTTCGCCAGGAactcattactccaaaaggtggtggtggtggtggagaaggTTTTGATGTGGCCAAGACAGGTGATGTTCGAATTGGGTTTGTGGTTTTTCCATCTGTGGGGAAGTCAACACTGCTCAGTAACCTGGCAGGAGTGTATTCCAAGGTGGCAGCCTATGAATTTACTACTCTGACCACTGTGCCAGGCATTATCAGATACAAAGTTGCCAAGATCCAGCTTCTGGATCTTCCAGGTATCATTGAAGGTGCCAAGGATGGGAAAGGTAGAGGCCATCAAGTCATTGCAGTGGCCGGAACCTGTAACTTGATCCTGATTGTTCTGGATGTCCTTAAACCCTTGGGgcataagaaaataactgaaaatgaacTGGAAGGCTTTGGCATTCACTTGAATAGCAAACCCCCTAACATTGGCTTTAAGAAGAAGGACAAAGGAGGCATTAATCTCATGGCCACTTGTCCTCAAAGTGAGCTGGATGCTGAAACTGTGAAGAGCATCTTGGACGAATACAAAATTCATAATGCTGATGTGACTCTGCATAGTGATGCCAGAGCTGATGACCTCACTGATGTGGTGGAAGGAAACAGAGTGTATATCCCCTGTATCTATGTGTTAAATAAGATTGATCAAATCTCCATTGAGGAATTGGATATCATCTATAAGGTACCTCACTGCATCCCCATCTCTGCCTACCACCACTGGAATTTTGATGATCTATTGGAAAAGATCTGGGATTATTTGAAACTAGTAAGGATTTACAAAAAACCCAACGGCCAGTTACCAGACTACACATCTCCGGTGGTGCTGCCTGACTCCAGGACCACAGTGGAGGACTTCTGCATGAAGATTCACAAAAATCTTATCAAAGAATTTAAATATGCTCTGGTCTGGGGTCTGTCTGTGAAGTACAATCCTCAAAAAGTGGGTAAAGACCAAACGTTGGAGGACAAGGATGTCATTCAGATTGTAAAGAAGTGA